A stretch of the Archangium violaceum genome encodes the following:
- a CDS encoding L-threonylcarbamoyladenylate synthase codes for MAAAPIIEVNADHPQPRHVQRAVEVLSSGGVIAYPTDTYYGLGCDLGSKKGIERLYQLKGRDRKKPLSILCPDLSDVAKYARVSNFAYRTMKSLTPGAFTFILDATRLVPEAMMSKQKQVGIRVPDSGLARALAEALGRPIVTTSATNAEGEPLIDARDIKDTLGHGLDLILDGGVRLMEPSTVVSLIGDQLEVLRQGKGQLD; via the coding sequence ATGGCGGCAGCGCCCATCATCGAGGTGAACGCGGATCACCCGCAGCCCCGGCATGTGCAGCGCGCGGTGGAGGTGCTCTCCAGCGGCGGGGTGATCGCCTACCCGACGGACACGTACTACGGCCTGGGGTGCGATCTGGGCTCCAAGAAGGGAATCGAGCGGCTGTATCAGCTCAAGGGTCGGGACAGGAAGAAGCCCCTGTCGATCCTGTGCCCGGACCTGTCGGACGTGGCGAAGTACGCGCGCGTGAGCAACTTCGCCTACCGGACGATGAAGAGCCTGACGCCCGGGGCCTTCACGTTCATCCTCGATGCCACGCGCCTGGTGCCCGAGGCGATGATGTCGAAGCAGAAGCAGGTGGGCATCCGCGTGCCGGACTCGGGGCTGGCACGGGCGCTCGCCGAGGCACTCGGGCGGCCCATCGTCACCACCTCGGCCACCAACGCGGAGGGCGAGCCCCTCATCGACGCCAGGGACATCAAGGACACGCTGGGGCACGGGTTGGATCTCATCCTCGATGGCGGCGTGAGGCTGATGGAGCCCTCGACGGTGGTGTCGCTGATCGGCGACCAGCTCGAGGTGCTGCGGCAGGGCAAGGGCCAGCTGGACTGA
- a CDS encoding cation:proton antiporter — protein MKGALLRLLLLVVVLAAIGRAQVWRVDAGTSVTLAAGALLLCGLFAGKVAKGIGLPRLTGYLLVGVAVGPYALGFIPGAGVKGLELVKGLAVSLIALVAGTELQLGLIRRVGTKVAALCAAVCGVTFLAIFGALFALKPLLPFLAPMSVPQALAVSALVASVVVSFSPTVTIAIVQETSARGSFTEFLMALVIIGDLLVMVGFAVAAGLTRASFGGGLDLWGLLREVGWELFGSVVVGGVLAVAMLVYMRQVKRELPLFLVGLCFASAEGGARLHLSPLLVSLAAGALIANLDEREGERIHHAIQRAGLPIFALFFAASGAGLKLNALMTVGPAALLLVALRAVAIYGSCRRFAPVEDVRLRRYLWMGLISQAGVTFGLAALISRTFPDFGPQVEVLIVAMITAHELIGPVLTRRALQRSGEIHSEDAPGAA, from the coding sequence ATGAAGGGCGCGCTCCTGCGCTTGCTGCTGTTGGTGGTGGTACTGGCGGCCATTGGTCGGGCCCAGGTGTGGCGCGTGGACGCCGGCACGTCGGTGACGCTCGCCGCCGGGGCGCTGCTGCTGTGCGGATTGTTCGCGGGGAAGGTGGCCAAGGGGATCGGGCTGCCCCGGCTCACGGGCTACCTGCTGGTGGGCGTGGCGGTGGGGCCCTATGCCCTGGGCTTCATCCCCGGCGCGGGCGTGAAGGGGTTGGAGCTGGTGAAGGGGCTCGCGGTGAGCCTCATCGCGCTGGTGGCGGGCACGGAGCTTCAGTTGGGGCTCATCCGCAGGGTGGGCACCAAGGTGGCGGCCCTGTGCGCCGCGGTGTGCGGGGTGACGTTCCTGGCCATCTTCGGGGCACTCTTCGCGCTCAAGCCGCTGTTGCCCTTCCTCGCGCCCATGTCGGTGCCCCAGGCGCTGGCCGTTAGCGCGCTCGTGGCCTCCGTGGTGGTCTCCTTCTCGCCCACGGTGACGATCGCCATCGTGCAGGAGACGAGCGCGCGCGGCAGCTTCACCGAGTTCCTCATGGCCCTGGTCATCATCGGGGATCTGCTCGTCATGGTGGGGTTCGCCGTGGCGGCGGGCCTCACGCGGGCGAGCTTCGGCGGCGGGCTGGATTTGTGGGGGCTGTTGCGCGAGGTGGGGTGGGAGCTGTTCGGCTCGGTGGTGGTGGGGGGCGTGCTCGCGGTGGCGATGCTGGTGTACATGCGGCAGGTGAAGCGCGAGCTGCCGCTCTTCCTGGTGGGGTTGTGCTTCGCCTCGGCCGAGGGCGGCGCGCGCCTGCACCTGTCTCCGCTGCTGGTGTCGCTGGCGGCCGGGGCGCTGATCGCCAACCTGGACGAGCGCGAGGGCGAGCGCATCCACCATGCGATCCAACGGGCGGGCCTGCCCATCTTCGCGCTCTTCTTCGCCGCGTCCGGGGCGGGGCTCAAGCTGAACGCGCTCATGACGGTGGGCCCGGCGGCCCTGCTGCTGGTGGCGCTGCGCGCGGTGGCCATCTACGGCTCGTGCCGGCGCTTCGCCCCGGTGGAGGATGTCCGGCTGCGCCGCTACCTGTGGATGGGGCTCATCTCGCAGGCGGGCGTGACGTTCGGACTGGCGGCGCTCATTTCCCGAACCTTCCCGGACTTCGGGCCGCAGGTGGAGGTGCTCATCGTGGCGATGATCACCGCCCACGAGCTGATCGGCCCGGTCCTCACCCGGCGTGCCCTCCAGCGGAGTGGGGAGATACACTCCGAGGACGCTCCCGGAGCGGCCTGA
- a CDS encoding sodium:proton exchanger, whose amino-acid sequence MQVLLVLLAIAALSLLASSRTVLDPGRFPALAQLAASGLLFLAFGAVMGPDALRLLSWKDLAALRPLLALGLGMAGVMIGLNLEPRLLRLLPREVYAAALAHAGTAFLWVALPLAGPLLFTMGLPPGAAVAAAALLGASASLSSGHFAVLGYRSGRMERRRGLSVALLTMLDDAVGLGVLVLALAFGAAANPLEGLGLVALALLLGMACGALLAFLMHGIKDQGELMAVLLGGVALVSGAAAYLRVSALLAGVACGATLALVGSRAVEQAARMLGRFERPSYLLLVFLVGAHVHARDVMAWALLPAYLGLRFLGKVLGGALAQRIAGNTLALPPRLGYALISQGGLALCLVVEYLTLVPGPLSQRVFDVVVAGAFVNEVLGSRAFRHVLESTSEQAPTGTPQAPGGPS is encoded by the coding sequence GTGCAGGTGCTGCTCGTTCTACTCGCCATCGCGGCGCTATCGCTGCTGGCCTCGAGCCGGACGGTGCTGGACCCTGGCCGTTTCCCGGCCCTGGCCCAGCTGGCCGCCAGTGGTCTGCTCTTCCTCGCCTTTGGCGCGGTGATGGGCCCGGACGCCCTGCGCCTGCTGTCCTGGAAGGATCTGGCGGCGCTGCGCCCGTTGCTCGCCCTGGGGCTGGGTATGGCGGGTGTCATGATCGGCCTGAACCTGGAGCCCCGGTTGCTGCGGCTGCTGCCCCGGGAGGTGTACGCGGCGGCGCTCGCTCATGCCGGGACGGCGTTCCTCTGGGTGGCGCTGCCCCTGGCGGGTCCACTGCTGTTCACCATGGGGCTGCCTCCCGGGGCGGCGGTGGCGGCGGCGGCGCTGCTGGGGGCGTCGGCGAGCCTCTCCTCCGGCCACTTCGCGGTGCTGGGCTATCGCAGCGGGCGCATGGAGCGCCGACGCGGGCTGTCCGTGGCACTGCTCACCATGTTGGATGATGCGGTGGGGCTGGGGGTGCTCGTGCTGGCGCTCGCTTTCGGCGCGGCGGCCAATCCCCTGGAGGGGCTGGGCCTGGTGGCGCTCGCCCTGCTGCTGGGCATGGCGTGTGGAGCGCTGCTCGCCTTCCTCATGCATGGAATCAAGGATCAGGGCGAGCTGATGGCGGTGCTGCTGGGTGGGGTGGCGCTGGTGTCCGGGGCGGCGGCGTACCTGAGGGTGTCGGCGTTGCTGGCGGGGGTGGCCTGTGGGGCGACGCTGGCCCTGGTGGGGAGCCGCGCGGTGGAGCAGGCGGCGCGCATGCTCGGACGCTTCGAGCGGCCCTCGTACCTGCTGCTCGTCTTCCTGGTGGGCGCGCACGTGCATGCGCGCGACGTCATGGCGTGGGCGCTGCTCCCCGCGTACCTGGGCCTGCGCTTCCTGGGCAAGGTGCTGGGAGGCGCGCTCGCGCAGCGCATCGCCGGGAACACGCTCGCGCTGCCGCCGAGGCTGGGCTACGCGCTCATCTCCCAGGGCGGGCTGGCGCTGTGTCTGGTGGTGGAGTACCTGACGCTGGTACCGGGGCCGCTGTCCCAACGCGTCTTCGACGTGGTGGTGGCGGGGGCCTTCGTCAACGAGGTGCTCGGCAGCCGGGCCTTCCGCCACGTGCTGGAGTCCACCTCCGAGCAGGCCCCGACAGGAACGCCGCAGGCGCCTGGAGGTCCCTCATGA